The following are from one region of the Candidatus Cloacimonadota bacterium genome:
- a CDS encoding glycyl-radical enzyme activating protein, which yields MQKGIIFDIKRFAVHDGPGIRTTVFFKGCPLNCWWCHNPESIDSKPQKITKQIALDDKIFDKHEIIGREMTVQEVMTEILKDKIFFDQSGGGVTFSGGEPLLQFDFLKEILEHCKKERLHLILDTCGLAPQKDLEQILDFVDLFFFDLKNMAEELHKKYVGTSNKIILENLKFLAENQKQIIIRFPLIPGVTDTDKNLDEMLEFLKTLPQIKEINLLPYHNIAEEKYRRLNLKYYEFSEPTQEKLDTVKQFWTDAGYKVKIGG from the coding sequence ATGCAGAAAGGAATAATTTTTGATATAAAACGCTTTGCCGTGCACGACGGGCCGGGAATTCGCACGACTGTATTTTTTAAGGGTTGTCCGCTGAATTGCTGGTGGTGTCACAATCCTGAAAGCATCGATTCCAAACCGCAAAAGATCACAAAACAAATTGCTCTGGATGATAAAATTTTCGATAAACATGAAATCATAGGCAGAGAAATGACAGTTCAGGAAGTGATGACGGAAATTCTGAAAGATAAGATTTTCTTCGATCAATCGGGTGGAGGAGTAACTTTTTCCGGTGGTGAACCGCTGCTGCAATTTGATTTTCTGAAAGAAATCCTGGAACATTGTAAAAAAGAAAGATTGCATTTAATTTTGGATACTTGCGGATTAGCTCCTCAGAAAGATCTGGAGCAGATTTTAGATTTTGTTGATCTATTTTTTTTTGATCTGAAAAACATGGCTGAAGAACTGCATAAAAAATATGTTGGAACTTCCAACAAAATCATTCTGGAAAATCTGAAATTTTTAGCAGAAAATCAAAAGCAGATAATCATCCGATTCCCGCTCATTCCTGGTGTAACAGACACTGACAAAAATTTAGATGAAATGTTGGAATTTTTAAAAACACTGCCTCAGATTAAAGAAATCAATTTACTTCCTTATCATAATATTGCCGAGGAAAAATATAGAAGATTGAACCTGAAATATTACGAATTCAGTGAGCCAACTCAAGAGAAACTTGACACTGTCAAACAATTTTGGACAGATGCAGGATATAAAGTTAAAATTGGTGGATAA